Part of the Candidatus Limnocylindrales bacterium genome is shown below.
GCGAGTGCGAGGCGAAGCTTGCGGATCTTGGCCTTGAGGTGCCTTGGAAGTAGCGCGGACTATGCCAGATGTGGTCTTGCGGCTCGGCCGCCGCGGTGGCAGAAACGAGGAATGGGGCTGACCTACGCAGAGATCGAGCTGAGCAACCCGCGTGAACCCGAGCGCCCGGCGATGCGCGTCGCCGCACTCGCAGATACCGGGGCGAATATGCTCTGCGTTCCGAAACACGTCGCGCTGCAGCTGAATCTCGAGACCACGGAGCACCGCCGCGTAAAGCTTGCAGACGGTCGCATCGCGAGCGTTCCGTACATTGGCCCGATCCAAGTCCGATTTGAGAAGCGCTCCTGCTTTGTCGGTGCATTCCTGATGGGCGACGAGGTCGTGCTCGGTGCAGTCCCGATGGAAGACATGGACCTCGTCGTGTCACCTCAAACCCGCGAAGTCACCTACAACCCGCAGCCCAACCGTCACAGGGTCTGACTAAGCGTCGAGCGACCGCGCGAATTCGCGCAGCGCGCGCACGTACGTCTCGCGATCCGTCGTAAATGCATCGTTGTGCCCGCCGCGAAGCTCGACGAAGCGCTTCGGCTCCGGCGCCGCTTCGAAAAGTGCCCGGCCGTGCGCGAACGGCACGAGGTCGTCGTTCCTGCCGTGCACGACCAGCAGCGGCACCGAAAGGCGGCCGATGCGCGAAAGACTCTCGTAACCGAGCTTCACGAAACGGCCGATTCCGGGCAGCGGAAACGCAGTGGCGACGACGTCGGCGATCGACGTGAACGTCGCCTCCAGCACGAGGCCCGCGCACGGGTGATGATCGACCAGCCACGTCGCGATGCCGCCGCCGAGCGAGCGCCCGACCACGACGATGGTCGACGATGCGATTCCGCGCTCCATCGTCAGGTAACGATACGCGGCGCGCGCATCCATGTAGGTGCCGAACTCGCTCGGCGTCCCTTCGCTGCGGCCGTAGCCCCTGTAGTCGAGGAGCATCGTGTTCCAGCCGACGTCGCGAAACGCGACCGCGACGTCGAGCCAGTGCGAAACGTTTCCGGCGTTGCCGTGAAGAAACAGTGCGGTCCGCGATGCATGCGCGACCGGGAGCCACCAGCCGTGCAGCCCGGTGCCGTCTTCCGATCGCAGGTCGACCTCTTCGTGAGAAAACCCGTACTGAGCCGGCGCCGCAACGAAGCCGCGCGTCGGAAAATAAAGGAAGCGTCTCTGCAGGGTCGCAAGCAGGCCCGACGACGTCTCATCCTCGAACGCCGACTCCGCCGAAGCGGCGCGGGAGTCGCGATGATCGCGCGTGGCCAATGCCGGATCCTTCGCGGATGCCGTCACGCCACCGCGGTCACGATCCAGATCGCGCCCGGCATCTCGACCCCATTGTCCTTCTGATAGTTGACGAGCGACAGGCGCACGTCGCGTGCGACCGCCGAGCGGATGTCCGGCGTCGCGCCCGAAAGCACGCGACCGAGCGGACCCATGTCGAGCACGAACGAAACCGTATCGTCGAGGTCGGACCCGCCGCCCACCGACAGATCGATGTCGAGCCCGCAGATCGCGATGTCGCGGAATCCGGCGCTGTCGAGGATCCCCGCGGTGCGGCTCGCGTCGGCAAATGCGAACGGCCCCGGTGCGTCGGGCGACGGCGGAGCCTCGATCGTGATGTGCTGGAATGCGGCCATCATCGGAACCGACATCCACGGATTCTTGTGAAGCGCCTGCCAGCAGACGAACGCGACGCGGCCGCCGTCGCGCATCGCGCCGTGCAGGTTGGCAAACGCGCGCGGCGGGTCGTCGAAGAACATCACGCCGAAGCGCGAGAACAGCACGTCGAACTTGCGCTCGAACGGGAAGACCTGCGCGTCGGCCTGCTCGAACGAAACGTTGGTCAGGTGCTCGTCGCGCGCCCGGTTGCGGGCGACTTCGAGCATCGGGCCCGAGATGTCGATTCCGGTTACGTGGCCGGAGGGTCCGACGCGGCGTGCGAGCGCGAGCGTGGTCGATCCGCACCCGCAACCAACGTCGAGCACCGATTCTCCGGCGACGAGGGTCGCGGCATCCATCGCCGCGCTGCCGATCGCGTCGAGCTGGCGGTCGAGCATCGCCTGGTAGCGCACCCATTTCGGACCGCCGACATCGTTCCAGTACGAGATCTGATCGACATTGGCGGCTTCCGGTCGGTCCGTCATCTGGGCTGTCTCCTCGCTCCGCATCATCGGGCTCTTCCACGGACTCAAAGCGGAATCCCGGACGCCGGACGCATCGGCTGCGGCTGATGCGCCCCGGGTTTGTCCGGGACTCATGCCGGGGTGTTCGCCCGACGAGTCGGAGCGTAGCGCCGTCTTGTACGAAGACGAAATGTCATTTAGGTTCCGCCGCTGCCGTCGAGGCCCGTCTGCGCACGAAGCGCGTGACTTTTTTCTCCATATCCCGCGAATTCAGCATTTCCATCAGGAGCCCCCCTCATGCCCATGCCGGACGGAATCGGCGTCATCGATCTCATGCTCGAGCTTCCCACGGACGACCGCGGGACCTGGTACGACTTCATGAAGCCGCTGCTCATGGACCACGAAAGCCGCGAGATGTTCAAGATGCCGGCCGAGTACATGTTCAAGTCGATTCCGACCGTGCGCGATTCCGACGACTACATCGGCATCGCGCTCGACGAGATGGACAA
Proteins encoded:
- a CDS encoding clan AA aspartic protease, coding for MGLTYAEIELSNPREPERPAMRVAALADTGANMLCVPKHVALQLNLETTEHRRVKLADGRIASVPYIGPIQVRFEKRSCFVGAFLMGDEVVLGAVPMEDMDLVVSPQTREVTYNPQPNRHRV
- a CDS encoding alpha/beta hydrolase encodes the protein MATRDHRDSRAASAESAFEDETSSGLLATLQRRFLYFPTRGFVAAPAQYGFSHEEVDLRSEDGTGLHGWWLPVAHASRTALFLHGNAGNVSHWLDVAVAFRDVGWNTMLLDYRGYGRSEGTPSEFGTYMDARAAYRYLTMERGIASSTIVVVGRSLGGGIATWLVDHHPCAGLVLEATFTSIADVVATAFPLPGIGRFVKLGYESLSRIGRLSVPLLVVHGRNDDLVPFAHGRALFEAAPEPKRFVELRGGHNDAFTTDRETYVRALREFARSLDA
- a CDS encoding class I SAM-dependent methyltransferase, encoding MTDRPEAANVDQISYWNDVGGPKWVRYQAMLDRQLDAIGSAAMDAATLVAGESVLDVGCGCGSTTLALARRVGPSGHVTGIDISGPMLEVARNRARDEHLTNVSFEQADAQVFPFERKFDVLFSRFGVMFFDDPPRAFANLHGAMRDGGRVAFVCWQALHKNPWMSVPMMAAFQHITIEAPPSPDAPGPFAFADASRTAGILDSAGFRDIAICGLDIDLSVGGGSDLDDTVSFVLDMGPLGRVLSGATPDIRSAVARDVRLSLVNYQKDNGVEMPGAIWIVTAVA